The following coding sequences are from one Arachis hypogaea cultivar Tifrunner chromosome 7, arahy.Tifrunner.gnm2.J5K5, whole genome shotgun sequence window:
- the LOC140174202 gene encoding uncharacterized protein: MEHGRFRYYVVRRGREPGIYTIWEECNQQVFGFKGSEHKGFMVRSVAEAWFELRKKDSEVEKTVMRSKELEVRFGEPKVGESMTVAAEGSNESGSRATNLLLHEQDFAPEFGSRATNHLLHEQEFDKESFVLVEDMEQLLLKVCEELNVGPPVFFLRDGYRMGGEDYHGFGVYLQSHSKGINFFVSGRVSTDQKWARRDAAFITLERLLEEAEVKSFYFNYQVALRFKEQAAEARRMATMFVPERVAILEQENANLKRRLELFTHMFR, translated from the exons ATGGAACATGGTCGTTTCCGGTACTATGTGGTGAGGAGAGGAAGGGAGCCCGGGATATACACGATATGGGAGGAATGCAACCAGCAAGTCTTCGGCTTCAAGGGAAGCGAGCACAAGGGTTTCATGGTAAGGAGTGTCGCGGAGGCCTGGTTTGAACTGCGGAAGAAAGACTCCGAAGTTGAGAAGACGGTAATGAGGAGTAAAGAGTTGGAGGTAAGGTTTGGAGAACCGAAGGTTGGAGAGTCAATGACTGTTGCTGCCGAGGGGAGCAACGAATCTGGATCAAGGGCGACGAACCTCCTTCTGCATGAGCAAG ATTTTGCACCAGAGTTTGGCTCAAGGGCGACGAACCACCTCCTACATGAACAAG AATTTGACAAGGAATCGTTCGTCCTCGTGGAAGACATGGAGCAGCTGCTGCTTAAGGTTTGTGAAGAACTTAACGTTGGTCCACCAGTGTTTTTCCTCCGTGACGGCTACCGGATGGGAGGAGAGGATTATCATGGGTTTGGGGTCTATTTGCAAAGCCACAGCAAGGGGATTAACTTTTTTGTCTCGGGAAGGGTCTCCACTGATCAGAAATGGGCAAGGCGGGATGCCGCCTTCATCACTTTGGAGAGGCTCCTAGAAGAGGCGGAAGTGAAGAGTTTTTACTTCAACTATCAAGTTGCTCTTAGGTTCAAAGAACAGGCAGCTGAGGCACGACGCATGGCAACGATGTTTGTGCCGGAGCGGGTTGCGATACTCGAGCAAGAGAACGCTAACCTGAAGCGTAGGTTGGAACTCTTTACCCACATGTTTAGGTAG